The DNA sequence ttaaatgaatgaaaaaaaaaaaaaaaaaaaatatatatatatatatttatatatatatatacatatatatgcaaagaAAAAACGCGCATATATACTGGCAGTTCTACGAACTCTAAACAAGCaagtgaaaaataaaacataaaaaataaatcgtATTCGAATAATAAGTACATACacgtatacatttatatctatgtacttatgtatgtacatatatgtaaagggaataaaatttgttaatgCTGTTTAATTCCAGTGGCTGCATCATGTGCTCTCTCAAGTTTTTAAcaatttggaaaaaaaaaaaaaaaaaaatttcatttttattttctgatGTATAGCAAATACATAATTACTTACATATAAAcccattttcattttgacaCATTTTCCTTTATATCCATATCAAACCTTTTGATTTTTAAATAGCCCCACTCTGTTTCTGTTAATGTTTGAGCTACTGTTATTGTTTCTATTTccgtttatttatttatttatttttttttttttttattgtaactACATGAATTATGTTATCTGACAAAATGATAACGCTTAGAAGATCTTTCTCTTATAAGAAGTTTATCTCTTTATATGGTCCGTGTACTTTTAAAAGATTTGTAACGTATTATACTACAACGCAtgaatacattaaaataaatgaacaaaatttgaatgatttaaaaaataaaaacaacgTGCAATGTAAAATAGGAATAAGCAGTTATGGAACTGAAAAATTAGGAGAAATTgtttatatagatataacaCATAACataaatgattatataaaaaagggggATTGCATAGCAACCATTGAAAGTGTTAAAAGTGTAGGGGATGTATATACCCCTATTAGTGGTAAAATTGTCGACATAAATAGTAAAGTAATAGATAATGTCAATTTAATGAATGGACATTCCGAATCCGAAGGATGGATTATGGAATTATTAACAAAcgatataaatgaaaaagaaataatggACAGTACTGAATATAAGAAAGCATGTGAAGAAGAAGAacaaaaggaagaaaagaaaatggaACAGAGTGAAATTAATTGCCTAGaagagaaaaacaaaaataaaatttttgatttAAATGATATCAAAAGCATTGAaaataaagggaaaaataattaagataaagtaatttttgaaatagaATGACTTACtcataattttcttatttattctGTCTTCTCAAAGAAGAGGGTTTTATACGTCATAAACGGTGTTATATATGAGGAAAAAATGTACACCcccatacatttatatattcgcGAAACTccatgtaattttttattattatgaaatggagtgtatataaaaattagaaaaaaataataaaatggctaatattttttttctttaaatattcttcATACCAAGTAAAAGGtgaaaatataaaggaaaaagagaCACCACCTCAGTTATAGAGAAATACGCCTTTTTGTATGTTATCAAAATAAACCCTTAAAGGTATTAGCATATTACCGTATTAGCATATTAGCTTATTAACATATTAGCTTATTAACATATTAGCTTATTAGCGTACTACCATATTAGCATGTTACGGTATTAACGTGTTACCGTATTCTTATGTTGCTTTTCATGGATTTTGCAATTTGGAAAAGaacagataaaaaatattatgaacagtTCTACGCAACAACTTGCGTAAGACAAACGTTAGACTTTAAAGTTTTATTAACCATATAACCGCCatttattattctatatatatatatatattttttttgtcctaTGTATGTAATACGGTgcaacctttttttttttttttttttttttgttatactttttaaaatttaattttgcgTACATTTCAATAAAACGAATGAATTACAATTTCGTACTTAATAAAATtgtgtaaaattatttattttgttattttatttttttctttatattaaaagaagtTTGTATTAAATACTTTAATATAAAACTAATGAAAAATAACGTATTTGTTGTACATTATTTTTGCATGAacagttcataaaaaatgtacaaaaattAACAGTTCATagctcaaaaaaaaaaaaaaaaaaaaaaaaaaacatgcaAACTGCAATATTCTAagtatgaataatttttccGTTCGCAATATTTTGCCTGTTGCTTGTGgtttttcgaaaaaaaaattttattatttttttttttttaaaaaaaaaaatttcaaaataataaattgtaaTAACTAAAGTATTAATCAATTAAAAATTCAACTAATGATctattatattgtttttccatttaaaaaaaaaagatcttAGAAGTATTTGTGTATAGAAACACACAACAATtcaaaaaaagcaaaatactgttgtgcatatatgtacgtttatacaaatatatatatatatatgtaacactTTTTTgtgaaaggaaaaaacttccattttattaatgCACAGTAATACACACAAACAAATTTGAAATAcgttatttataaaacattcataaataactgagaaaatatttttaaaaactttgAAGAATCTTTTGACAGTcacaatttaataaaaatgtgttGTTGTATATGCGGATTATTGCTTTTATTACTGGTAGCTTTGATTGTTGTATTGGTTCTTAATGGGGTTATAAAACTGACCTAATATATTTCTGGGGAaagaataaggaaaaaacatGTTCTGGAATTGGTATTGTGTATTATATGagagaataaaaatgattatgCGGTTATATCAAGTGTTAAACTCAAGGACTGAGGGATTTTTCAagtattatattatcttttCAAGCACAGAACATAACAATGGAAtcaattacatttttacacCAGAACTGAATATCAACaagaagtaaaataaacaaaaataaaaaatgtattatctTCCGGAAGCGCAGTAAAAAAGAGCAAGAAAGcattttcctttcttttgtgtacaaatatgaacatgtacacatatagaCATGTGTgggtatgcatgtatgtatgtatatatgtatatatgtatatgtatctgtatacgtatatgtatatgtatgtgtatatgtatgtatattcatatgtttatacaCGTATAAGTTCAGCGTCAATGTGGGAGCTAATAAAACTATATTTTGGCCCTCTATACCTTTcgatttttcttatttaacaGTAGTTTGTCTTAACATTATGCttcatttgtatatttatttttcctttttcctttttttttaaataattttttttttttttttttttgtattttatcaaaaaaaaaagaaaatctatcataaaaattgttataaaatTTGTGTATACGTGCAAGTATATTTCTTAATTAGCATATAAAGGTTTTTTCAATGCAAATAAATTTAACTATACTTTTTGAAAGAAATGCCAATCTTTTGACAACTCAAAACTATAGCGGAAGGTTAAAATGTGAATAcacaaatgtatatgtacatacatatacatacatatatatatataagtatatatatataaatttcttcAAACACCCTAATATAATCATCACAACGCTTCTTCACATTTTTGCACTCATAAATAACATAGTTATGGGAAGCAACCCTCAGATAGTAAGGACAAAACAACCATATATTATCTTGCAGTGTTGTGAATGAATAaaggaaaacataaaatgcaaaatttttgtaaattcatcatataatataaaatgcgtattctcttttttcatttttttttttatttttaatataaataaaaattcttttcaCAATTAGAGAAATAACTGtttaatttaaagaaatttattttacatttaatcaATCAATTTCTCAGCTTTCGttttctccattttttttttttttttcataaataaattagtaaaaatagaaaggtaaaaaaaaaaaaaaaaaattccattcaattttgtttgtatatatttgagATCTAGTATGCGATGTTATGTAAAAAGATACATGAAAAAATCCtgtttttacatatataccttacgaggaaaaaaaaatttttcaaagtatttaaataaatgcattaaaaaaaaatataatttttttgttttcctttttgtcgAATGGATTTatggaaaaaagagaaaaaaatatacgtttgtgtttgtttttctatatctatttatttattttatattttcccattttatataattaaaatgaagcgtatatgtatatagagAAAAAATGCTATCATAccaaattttcaatatttaagaaaatataaacggTGAGAGCTTGTACATTTAAGTATTCCCAGCTGAACCAATCACAAATTTATGAGTTTTGATtggaagaaaaatataggCCCAAACGAAAATAGAAATGTATGAAAATAGcaacatacataaataggAATGTACGAAAATAACAACCTACATAAATAGGAATGTACGAAAATAacaacatacataaataggAATGTACGAAAATAacaacatacataaataggAATGTACGAAAATAacaacatacataaataggAATGTACGAAAATAacaacatacataaataggAATGTACGAAAAtaacaacatatataaacaggaacagataaaaatataaagcattaaaacaataaatcAGTTCCGCTGCTTTTCAGTTttaacgtatatatatgtatatatagatatatattacaatggCTCAACATAACATATTTGACACCAAGGGAACGAAGGGtaagagaaagaaaaacatcataagaacaaaaaatagtaaagGGAGAATTCCTGTGCCAAAAGAGACCAGTGAAAGATATAAAAGCATTTtagattattatataaaagagaaaaaaacaaacaaatttATTGACAAGAGGAAAGGTAAAAATTTGCATAAAAGCAGTAGAAAAcgtgaaaagaaaagaatttttaatttaaatgatgATTCAAATTTAATTGATAAGCATATTAGCACAAATTTTGATAATCCCACTAGTGACAATTCCGGGAGTTCCGGAAGTAACAGTGGGAAATTACGTGGTAGGTTAAAAGATAACCGGAACAGTAATACTAAAAATAgctattttcaaaaaaagatcgaaaaaaaaaaattatggaaaatTAAGAATTACGGAATAAATGATAAGTTACTAAAATTTGACGCACATTTTGATGACATTAGAAGGAGTGTCCTTTGCgtaaataacaatattagtagtgaaataaaaaatggggaTTTGGAGAATAGAagaggggaaaaaataaatgatattaacGTTACACATAACACTGAACAAGTAGAAAAACTTAGTGTACACAGCAAATGTAAGCATACCGAGCCAGTTGGTGAGAACACATATACAAGTGTAAACAGGAAGGGAAAAGATCGACTATTGGATTTAGATAAATActcaaacaaaaaaatttatgaaaagagaaataaagtTATTATAGTGAACCAGAGAGTGGTGAGTACTAATGGGCATGATGGTAGGATAGAACATGGTTCCAAGATCTCTTCTGTAACAGAACATGAAAAAAGGTGTACTCCACATGTAGCAAGTGAAGAAGAATTTCATACGAATAAGTTAATTAATGCGAAAAAGGAAGAGAGTGGTAAAATTGGCTTGTCTgataaagaaggaaaaaatgaagataattACAAATGCGCAAAGGGAAATTCGTTCTGTTATATTTCGGACGAGAGTGACAATGAAATTATTGaggaaatatttaattataattcaaTTCCAATCAATACAACAGAAACTGTTGATATTCCAAAAGACGAAATAGATGGAGTATTAGAAAGATTTTTAATGGACggaaataataaagttagcagctattttattaacgatttaaatgaagaaaaaaataaattacctATCTCTATTTGTATtgaaaataaagtatatgAGCTGAAAGATATGGTACAACTGATGGATAGACATAATTTTtgttcacaaaaaaaattattatatagaatatactatttaaatgtatttaataatgaaaagaagaaaaggagCATATCTCATGGgtctctctttttttccttattggATTATTGTgtactaaatatatataaatgtttaaggcataacttaaaattatataatcttTTCCAAAATTACAAAGACATAATTTTACTGTTTTGTCATAGtatgaaaaaagaagtttatttgtatatttcatttttattgttaattaCATTCTGCAAAACTGTGAAAGgcgaaaataaatataatgaattttataaaaataaaaaaagagtttTGAAGGAATATATAGATTTAAACAAATGTAaggcaaataaaaaatatgatgtttatatatattcaagaATATTAGAAAGTGCAGAATTGtttaattcaatttttgaaaaatattaccaAGATGGTGGTAATGTATCGTATATGcacttttccattttatttttagccTTACTTTTATAcccaataaataaaaacagcaCCAATGCAAAGATGGCGCATGGTGAaagtaataatgatgataatatcaataatgatgatgatatTAACAGTAATACCACGAAAGGGAAAGAGAGGAACATAACGCACAACTATTTTATAGACATCAATAAGCACAATAAGGACGATGAAATCATTTTGAATAAGTTTCTTCATTTGGAAGAGGATCATAGCCATTTggaggaggaggaggaggaAAAATCAGTATTCATTTCCTACATAACGGAATTTATCgaatatttgttttacacgtatttttattcaaaCAATAGTAATTTAGTATGTAAACAAGTTGAACAAaattatgattatatatttaatggtAACACATACGCAGATGGAACAAGTATAGAAGAATGTATAAGAAATATTGAgcattctttttcttttaaatgtttttccgaaaatatgaatgatgaagaaataaataaagaattaacAAAAGGTGAGGATAGTAAAAGAGAAGTAAAAATGGTAGTTATAAACCACCACCttggaatatttaaaaaaaaaaaagagttaaAGAATGCCGTGGtgttgttaaatatatataacataattttagaaaatagtaataaaaaatatagccctgcttttttttatttgtcatttaaaattttaaatactttgttatattatattatttatgaaaagaaaaaaaaaaaagaagtaaaaaatagGAGTAATAAAGAAGACGAACAGATAAGAAAAACAGGAGAAGAGCGATATAGGAAAAACAaagattatttatatgaattatcatttaatacatttaataatttaatattatttttgaaaggTTATATTGACAATGATatgaatatttacatattgcTAAACCACATAGTTGTACCAAGcctattttatttgtacgCAAACTATTTACAtttcataattaaatttagcataaaaattgattttatgaatattattactagTATTCGAAATTCAACTATTTCAGAATCGttaaatgcatataataatacttctaaaatatataatagtaaaaaaaaagaaaaatatttcttttccctactatatatgtataaactaGTGGAGTATTCAACGGCATTTCGTATTAAGACAGTAATACACACAAGTAGAAACCAACAGAGTATTCCTGTATTTACCCCCAAATATGTCAATAATAGGAACGCCAAAGacctttattttatgaacaacAATCAAAGGAAGTTTGCAGAAATGAaatctttaaaaaagaaaatcaaGCAGCAGAAAAAATTGGATTACAATGAGGTAATACGCGAGAGTTTATGCGCGTGCGCGTATATGAGTTATCGTTTGTTCGTTTGTTCGTTTGTTTTCTCGTTCGTTTGGtcatcctttttttctttttgcttttttcaGATGAAGAAGGAGAATAGTTACCTCATCGGGCTTAAGGCAAGAGAAGAGCAGGAGAGGGTAAGGAGAAACCgggaaaaatacaaaaaaataaaattgatgGCAAAGCAGGATGTtgaagaatataataaaatgaagacCTACACGCACTAAGAGGGGGTGAGAGGTAAAAGGCACCCGAGGTACAAGCTCACGCACACACACACATCATTACCGCATACGTGAATACATgcctatgtatatatatgtgcgcaCGTGTACACCACTACAACATCCAATTTTTTGATGAATTTTGGTAGCTACTACTGCCTTTGCCTTGTTCCCCTAGTAGTATTTTATGgtatgataattttattgtcATGCAcgaattttaatattaaacatTAAGCCGTATGCGTAATGCATAATGAGTAATGTGTTAAGCATTAAATATCTTAAtagtttaaaattaaaaaaacaataaaattacaataaaattacaataaaattacaataaaaatacaataacaatacaataatattaaactataaaataaaattaaagtatatttataacatagTTTAGCTTTTTTTCGTGTTTATATGCATCgctaatataattaatcaTGTAAGTGTATCTTTGATGATTTTCATAagtagaataaataaaatgatataaaccAAAAGGCATAATGaaatttccttttcttcattaaatacgaataaatttaatggcaatataataaaaatatgacgcaaaagtaaaattaaaccTTATATAAAGAAAGTATTAAGGAGAGAAAAAAGGATAAGAAAGGAATGgggagaaataaaaaaaaaaaaaaaaaaaaaaatgatactaTACGAAAAGTCAATCACTTCGTA is a window from the Plasmodium brasilianum strain Bolivian I chromosome 9, whole genome shotgun sequence genome containing:
- a CDS encoding glycine cleavage system H protein; this translates as MITLRRSFSYKKFISLYGPCTFKRFVTYYTTTHEYIKINEQNLNDLKNKNNVQCKIGISSYGTEKLGEIVYIDITHNINDYIKKGDCIATIESVKSVGDVYTPISGKIVDINSKVIDNVNLMNGHSESEGWIMELLTNDINEKEIMDSTEYKKACEEEEQKEEKKMEQSEINCLEEKNKNKIFDLNDIKSIENKGKNN
- a CDS encoding hypothetical protein (conserved Plasmodium protein) yields the protein MAQHNIFDTKGTKGKRKKNIIRTKNSKGRIPVPKETSERYKSILDYYIKEKKTNKFIDKRKGKNLHKSSRKREKKRIFNLNDDSNLIDKHISTNFDNPTSDNSGSSGSNSGKLRGRLKDNRNSNTKNSYFQKKIEKKKLWKIKNYGINDKLLKFDAHFDDIRRSVLCVNNNISSEIKNGDLENRRGEKINDINVTHNTEQVEKLSVHSKCKHTEPVGENTYTSVNRKGKDRLLDLDKYSNKKIYEKRNKVIIVNQRVVSTNGHDGRIEHGSKISSVTEHEKRCTPHVASEEEFHTNKLINAKKEESGKIGLSDKEGKNEDNYKCAKGNSFCYISDESDNEIIEEIFNYNSIPINTTETVDIPKDEIDGVLERFLMDGNNKVSSYFINDLNEEKNKLPISICIENKVYELKDMVQLMDRHNFCSQKKLLYRIYYLNVFNNEKKKRSISHGSLFFSLLDYCVLNIYKCLRHNLKLYNLFQNYKDIILLFCHSMKKEVYLYISFLLLITFCKTVKGENKYNEFYKNKKRVLKEYIDLNKCKANKKYDVYIYSRILESAELFNSIFEKYYQDGGNVSYMHFSILFLALLLYPINKNSTNAKMAHGESNNDDNINNDDDINSNTTKGKERNITHNYFIDINKHNKDDEIILNKFLHLEEDHSHLEEEEEEKSVFISYITEFIEYLFYTYFYSNNSNLVCKQVEQNYDYIFNGNTYADGTSIEECIRNIEHSFSFKCFSENMNDEEINKELTKGEDSKREVKMVVINHHLGIFKKKKELKNAVVLLNIYNIILENSNKKYSPAFFYLSFKILNTLLYYIIYEKKKKKEVKNRSNKEDEQIRKTGEERYRKNKDYLYELSFNTFNNLILFLKGYIDNDMNIYILLNHIVVPSLFYLYANYLHFIIKFSIKIDFMNIITSIRNSTISESLNAYNNTSKIYNSKKKEKYFFSLLYMYKLVEYSTAFRIKTVIHTSRNQQSIPVFTPKYVNNRNAKDLYFMNNNQRKFAEMKSLKKKIKQQKKLDYNEMKKENSYLIGLKAREEQERVRRNREKYKKIKLMAKQDVEEYNKMKTYTH